A stretch of Blautia liquoris DNA encodes these proteins:
- a CDS encoding M15 family metallopeptidase, which translates to MYNNHRKDRTDRKKELRRHCGIVLFTLTLALGAAFLYFTANSSQDTQRIKSENKVINENKEALEKEEEQKEAETVEANAVALSMWNHILVNPWNKLPENFTVDLQQLDDGQAIDKRAYPDLQAMMDDAHAQGLSPMICSSYRAPEKQEYLFDDKIRRCEEQGYSKDEACKVAATWVALPGTSEHQTGLALDIVSSNNQTLEKEQENTPEQQWLINNSYKYGFILRYPSDKSNITGISYEPWHYRYVGREAAKIIHDRGICLEEYLDSLKSVSKQN; encoded by the coding sequence ATGTACAACAATCATCGAAAAGACAGAACGGACCGAAAAAAAGAGCTGAGAAGACATTGCGGTATTGTATTATTCACGCTGACGCTCGCCTTAGGTGCGGCTTTTCTTTACTTCACCGCTAATTCTTCCCAAGATACACAGCGTATCAAATCAGAAAATAAAGTAATAAATGAAAATAAAGAAGCTTTAGAAAAAGAAGAAGAGCAAAAAGAGGCAGAAACCGTAGAGGCGAATGCTGTCGCTTTGTCCATGTGGAATCATATTCTTGTCAACCCCTGGAACAAACTGCCGGAGAATTTCACAGTAGATCTACAGCAGTTAGATGACGGGCAGGCTATCGACAAAAGAGCCTATCCCGATTTACAGGCAATGATGGATGATGCACATGCACAGGGTCTGTCACCTATGATCTGCTCTTCCTACCGTGCACCGGAAAAGCAGGAGTATCTGTTTGACGATAAAATCAGACGCTGTGAGGAGCAGGGATATTCAAAAGATGAGGCTTGCAAGGTGGCGGCAACCTGGGTAGCGCTGCCAGGCACCAGTGAGCACCAAACCGGACTTGCTCTTGATATTGTCTCTTCAAACAATCAGACACTGGAAAAAGAGCAGGAGAATACCCCTGAGCAGCAATGGCTCATAAATAATTCCTATAAATATGGCTTTATTCTTCGTTATCCGTCCGATAAATCCAATATCACAGGTATCAGCTATGAGCCCTGGCACTATCGTTATGTGGGCCGGGAAGCAGCAAAGATTATCCATGACAGGGGAATCTGTCTGGAGGAGTACCTTGATTCTCTAAAATCGGTTTCAAAGCAAAATTAA
- a CDS encoding uroporphyrinogen decarboxylase family protein, which translates to MTARKMEESNQEIYQKRLERVENAIQLKESDCVPIAPIYGALPYAMEGAAYKDSMYNYDRASDALIKFYQDFEPDAATHTAFTSGRANELAGSTMIDWPGRPGTRVPDFSTHQVIEQEYMSQEEYPEFIGDFTGFMLRKYIPRAFPALKGLEDIHFVPSIVLSTNPLASLYSPEAQEAFSLLKQIGEEDKKATDASMAVTGKLIEMGYPPFITGAGEAPFDILGDYYRGTLGALSDQLECPDEIEAACDMLADIQIESFSYLKTADLPVKRIFFPLHKGMDGFMNPLQYEKLYWKPLRKVIMALIDMGVTPHIYTEGKYNTRIETLADVPKGKVIYHFETADMAKAKKILGDIACISGNLPIQLLEFGTKQQVIDYCKELIDTCAPGGGYIFDTNGCIDNAKRENLEAMFDTVKTYGKK; encoded by the coding sequence ATGACAGCGAGAAAAATGGAAGAATCAAATCAAGAAATATATCAGAAACGTCTCGAACGTGTGGAGAATGCTATCCAGCTTAAGGAAAGTGACTGTGTCCCAATCGCCCCTATATACGGTGCGCTTCCATATGCAATGGAAGGTGCTGCCTATAAGGACAGTATGTATAACTATGACCGGGCAAGTGACGCACTGATTAAATTTTATCAGGACTTCGAGCCGGATGCTGCCACTCACACTGCCTTTACCAGCGGGAGAGCGAACGAACTGGCCGGATCCACAATGATCGACTGGCCTGGCCGCCCGGGCACCAGAGTCCCTGACTTCTCAACTCATCAGGTAATTGAACAAGAATACATGTCTCAGGAAGAATATCCAGAATTCATAGGTGACTTTACGGGTTTCATGCTCCGTAAATATATTCCACGCGCTTTTCCGGCATTAAAAGGGTTAGAGGATATCCATTTCGTTCCTTCTATCGTTTTGAGCACTAATCCTCTTGCTTCTCTCTACTCCCCTGAAGCCCAAGAGGCTTTCTCACTCCTGAAACAGATTGGAGAAGAGGATAAAAAAGCCACTGACGCGTCTATGGCCGTTACAGGTAAATTGATCGAAATGGGCTATCCCCCATTTATAACCGGTGCCGGGGAAGCACCCTTCGATATCTTAGGTGACTACTACCGGGGAACCCTTGGCGCTCTTTCCGATCAGTTAGAATGTCCTGATGAGATTGAGGCTGCCTGCGATATGTTGGCAGACATACAGATTGAGTCTTTCTCTTACCTGAAGACCGCAGATTTACCGGTGAAACGTATTTTCTTCCCTCTTCATAAGGGAATGGATGGTTTTATGAATCCGCTGCAATACGAAAAGCTTTACTGGAAACCTCTAAGGAAAGTGATAATGGCTCTGATTGATATGGGAGTCACCCCACATATTTATACAGAAGGAAAATACAATACACGGATAGAAACACTTGCAGATGTCCCAAAAGGCAAAGTGATTTATCATTTTGAGACTGCAGATATGGCAAAGGCAAAAAAAATTCTAGGTGATATTGCCTGCATCAGCGGAAATCTCCCCATTCAGCTTTTAGAGTTCGGCACAAAACAGCAAGTGATTGATTACTGCAAGGAATTAATTGACACCTGTGCACCCGGCGGTGGATACATCTTTGACACAAATGGCTGTATCGACAACGCCAAAAGAGAAAATCTAGAGGCTATGTTTGATACTGTTAAAACATACGGAAAGAAATAA
- a CDS encoding aminoglycoside phosphotransferase family protein gives MDIHNLKMIGQGNTAEIYKYGEDKIIKLFRKEIPKEVAALEYEKAVFIQTYVENVPKAYDFITENNRYGIIYDRIYGIDLIKIIIKSIGKINHYSRTLALLHMSIHQKKVKVNEEFSVKNKLRCDIEAVEALSYEQKEFLTQYLKELPDGEVLCHFDFHPGNIMIQGKEPIIIDWMTACVGNPCADIARTYLILNYGELPNGTYLVRKLVRLFQRHVGKIYYREYLKHSVFTESDIEKWILPVAAARLREWIPDSEKKILSNLVNEKMRAIRN, from the coding sequence ATGGATATACATAATTTGAAAATGATAGGTCAGGGAAATACTGCTGAAATATATAAATATGGGGAAGATAAAATTATAAAGTTATTTCGAAAAGAAATTCCCAAAGAAGTTGCTGCACTTGAATATGAAAAGGCGGTATTTATACAAACTTACGTTGAGAATGTACCCAAAGCTTATGATTTTATAACAGAGAATAATCGCTATGGGATTATTTACGATAGAATTTATGGGATAGATCTAATAAAGATAATTATAAAGTCTATTGGTAAGATTAATCATTATTCTCGCACCCTTGCGCTGCTTCATATGTCAATCCATCAGAAGAAAGTTAAAGTAAATGAAGAGTTTTCTGTAAAAAATAAGTTGAGGTGTGATATAGAAGCAGTTGAAGCGCTTTCATATGAGCAAAAGGAGTTCCTGACTCAATATCTGAAAGAATTGCCAGATGGTGAGGTACTATGCCATTTTGATTTTCATCCCGGAAATATTATGATACAGGGGAAAGAACCAATTATAATTGATTGGATGACGGCATGTGTTGGTAACCCTTGTGCAGACATTGCCAGAACATATCTGATTCTTAACTATGGTGAATTACCCAATGGTACATATCTTGTCAGAAAACTGGTTCGTCTGTTCCAAAGACATGTTGGAAAAATATACTATCGTGAGTATTTAAAGCATTCAGTATTTACGGAGTCAGATATTGAAAAATGGATATTGCCAGTTGCCGCAGCACGATTACGAGAGTGGATTCCTGACAGCGAAAAAAAGATATTATCTAATTTAGTTAATGAAAAAATGAGAGCCATCAGAAACTAA
- a CDS encoding radical SAM protein — MKSLNTFMENGIKNIVETAARFYMGNFKGQVFLHHLVSSLREHAKIRDDYEKEGVHIPPFLISSITNNCNLHCAGCYARANGNCSDRRVEIMDKKDWSKVFAEADKLGISFILLAGGEPLIRKDVIKLAGQCENMVFPIFTNGTMINDEYIELFDSHRNLVPVLSIEGNAVETDRRRGEGIAEKVTQVILKLKKRGILFGMSITVTSENKDEVTDQKYTTALREQGCGLIFYVEYVPAEKGTEYLVLDEDDQEDLRMRINALRSNKKNKGIIMLSFPGDEESMGGCLAAGRGFFHINASGGAEPCPFSPYSELNVKEQSIVEVLKSLFFREVRKISAAEVDKHDGGCTLFPFKEDVEALTKTE, encoded by the coding sequence ATGAAAAGTCTAAATACTTTTATGGAAAACGGAATCAAGAATATCGTTGAAACGGCCGCGCGTTTTTATATGGGTAATTTTAAGGGCCAGGTTTTCCTGCACCATTTGGTATCATCTCTTAGAGAACATGCAAAGATAAGAGATGATTATGAGAAGGAGGGAGTACATATTCCACCTTTTTTAATTTCGAGCATTACGAACAATTGCAATCTGCATTGTGCCGGGTGTTACGCGAGGGCGAATGGAAACTGCAGTGACAGACGAGTGGAGATAATGGACAAAAAAGACTGGAGCAAGGTATTTGCAGAAGCAGACAAACTTGGCATTTCATTTATCCTGCTTGCGGGAGGAGAGCCTCTGATACGGAAAGACGTCATCAAATTGGCAGGGCAGTGCGAGAATATGGTATTCCCGATCTTTACGAATGGAACGATGATCAATGATGAATATATTGAATTGTTCGACAGTCACAGAAATCTGGTTCCGGTACTAAGCATTGAAGGTAATGCAGTCGAGACGGATAGAAGGCGCGGAGAAGGAATTGCCGAAAAAGTCACTCAGGTGATTTTAAAACTGAAGAAAAGAGGTATTCTGTTTGGTATGTCAATTACGGTCACCAGCGAAAACAAGGATGAAGTTACCGATCAAAAATATACAACAGCCTTAAGAGAACAGGGGTGTGGGCTTATCTTTTACGTGGAATATGTTCCGGCCGAGAAAGGAACAGAATATCTGGTGTTGGACGAGGATGATCAGGAAGACTTGAGAATGCGGATCAATGCTCTTCGAAGCAATAAAAAAAATAAAGGCATCATTATGTTGTCATTTCCGGGAGACGAGGAGTCGATGGGTGGCTGTCTGGCAGCCGGGAGAGGTTTCTTCCATATTAACGCAAGCGGAGGAGCGGAGCCCTGCCCATTTTCTCCGTATTCGGAACTGAACGTGAAGGAACAGTCTATTGTAGAGGTATTGAAATCCCTGTTCTTCCGTGAAGTCAGGAAAATCAGTGCCGCTGAAGTCGATAAGCATGATGGCGGCTGTACGCTGTTTCCATTTAAAGAGGATGTAGAAGCACTGACAAAGACAGAGTAA
- the tnpA gene encoding IS200/IS605 family transposase, with amino-acid sequence MIDVNKLDNNAHSVFLLYYHLIMVVKYRRKVIDDDSSKRAEEIFSYIAPKYGITLEEWNHDRDHVHVMFRAQPKSELSKFINAYKSASSRLIKKEYPQIREKLWKEAFWSQSFCLLSAGGAPIETIRAYIESQGEKA; translated from the coding sequence ATGATAGATGTGAATAAATTGGACAATAATGCACATTCAGTATTCCTCCTGTATTACCATCTGATTATGGTCGTAAAATACAGGAGAAAAGTGATTGATGATGATAGTTCTAAAAGGGCGGAGGAGATTTTTTCTTATATTGCACCCAAGTATGGAATTACCTTGGAAGAATGGAATCATGACAGAGATCATGTTCATGTGATGTTCCGGGCTCAGCCGAAAAGCGAACTCAGCAAATTTATCAATGCCTATAAGAGTGCAAGCAGTCGGTTAATTAAGAAAGAATATCCACAGATTCGAGAGAAACTTTGGAAAGAAGCATTCTGGAGCCAGAGTTTTTGTCTGCTCAGTGCAGGAGGAGCACCAATCGAAACCATACGGGCTTATATTGAAAGTCAGGGTGAAAAAGCATGA
- a CDS encoding alpha/beta hydrolase, with amino-acid sequence MRETIHVNVRAPQYVVDTNVTFAQVPDWFGHTTKDLKMDIIYPEQKDKKSPCIVWICGGAWKLMERSAHLAYLSELARSGFAVASVQYRTSNEVEFPGQLEDVKAGIRYLKAHADRYCIDIYRFGVMGESAGGHLAALAGLTGDDKKYDRGDYLEHSSAVQAVCPWYPPADIRLISKEDQTKMALTPEAMLVGGSGTPDFEQKIWDACPVKYVTKLAPPFLILHGLCDHTVPFSQGESLHDELEKQGADVRLVAIEDADHADLHFFQQEVWDIIIDFFKDKIGR; translated from the coding sequence ATGAGAGAGACAATTCATGTAAATGTGCGTGCCCCTCAGTACGTGGTCGATACGAATGTGACTTTTGCACAGGTTCCGGACTGGTTTGGGCACACGACAAAAGATCTGAAGATGGATATTATCTATCCGGAACAAAAGGATAAAAAAAGTCCCTGTATCGTATGGATCTGCGGCGGGGCATGGAAACTGATGGAGCGAAGTGCACATCTGGCATATTTAAGTGAACTGGCCAGAAGTGGTTTTGCAGTCGCAAGTGTTCAGTATCGCACCAGTAATGAAGTGGAATTTCCAGGACAGCTTGAAGATGTCAAAGCGGGTATCCGGTATCTGAAAGCGCATGCAGACAGGTACTGTATCGACATTTATCGTTTTGGTGTTATGGGGGAGTCCGCCGGCGGACATCTGGCTGCTCTTGCAGGCCTGACCGGGGATGATAAGAAGTATGACAGGGGTGATTATCTGGAGCATTCCAGTGCCGTTCAGGCTGTATGCCCGTGGTATCCGCCGGCAGATATCCGGTTGATATCGAAAGAGGATCAGACAAAGATGGCACTGACGCCGGAAGCCATGTTGGTAGGCGGATCTGGCACTCCTGATTTTGAACAGAAAATCTGGGATGCGTGCCCGGTGAAATATGTGACAAAACTGGCGCCGCCTTTTTTGATTTTGCACGGACTTTGCGATCACACGGTTCCTTTTTCACAGGGCGAGTCACTGCACGATGAGTTGGAGAAACAGGGGGCAGATGTCCGGCTGGTTGCAATAGAAGATGCAGATCACGCGGATCTTCACTTCTTTCAACAGGAAGTATGGGACATTATCATTGATTTTTTCAAAGATAAGATTGGGAGGTAG
- a CDS encoding winged helix-turn-helix transcriptional regulator codes for MDKPAKKITGSELTEAQCPLRYLLKLLGGKWKLPIICVLVGDKPLRYSTIKRRLGDITNMMLSQSLRELEEADLVIRKQFNEVPPHVEYSLSNKGRSILPALSNVINWAVNNMELDIGCGPNCENCVSQL; via the coding sequence TTGGACAAACCAGCAAAAAAAATTACAGGTTCTGAACTGACGGAAGCTCAATGTCCCCTCCGATACCTCTTAAAACTTCTCGGGGGGAAATGGAAATTGCCTATCATCTGTGTTCTGGTTGGTGATAAGCCTCTAAGATACAGTACAATCAAGAGAAGGCTTGGGGACATCACGAACATGATGCTTTCCCAGTCATTGCGGGAACTGGAAGAGGCGGATCTTGTTATTCGAAAACAGTTCAATGAGGTACCACCACATGTCGAGTATTCTCTTTCCAACAAAGGAAGAAGTATTCTCCCCGCACTAAGCAATGTCATCAATTGGGCCGTCAACAACATGGAACTTGATATTGGATGTGGCCCCAACTGTGAGAACTGTGTAAGCCAGCTCTGA
- a CDS encoding kinase to dihydroxyacetone kinase has protein sequence MLEFKYDTQLLIEGENLDEDVIRDYFTENFKGDCLLAVGDDELIKIHFHTNEPWKVLAYCSSIGEIYDIVIEDMDRQARGLQG, from the coding sequence ATGTTGGAATTTAAGTACGACACACAGCTTTTAATCGAGGGCGAGAATCTCGATGAAGATGTAATCAGGGATTATTTTACGGAGAATTTTAAGGGAGATTGTCTGCTTGCGGTCGGAGATGATGAACTGATTAAGATACATTTTCACACGAATGAGCCTTGGAAAGTCTTAGCGTATTGCAGCAGTATTGGAGAGATATATGACATTGTAATTGAGGACATGGACAGACAGGCCAGAGGGCTGCAGGGATAA
- a CDS encoding endonuclease/exonuclease/phosphatase family protein, which translates to MKVVTFNIRCDYGQDDANSFQYRRDLIVKKIRDEKPDIICFQEVLPHVAAWLKKELTEYTIVGCGRGDKLDGEETSIAYKKSRINLLYLDFFWLSPTPRVPGSCYEDQSECPRICTKAVFYDYLSGEKYRFYNTHLDHVGVKAREKGIDQILADMRAEEIYKNVPVVITGDFNAFPDSDELSNIFAEPDLSDATASIQQSFHDYGKVKKLEKIDYIFVSTSLKEGQVKVWDDVADGIYLSDHYPIELELPEIF; encoded by the coding sequence ATGAAGGTAGTAACCTTTAACATTCGATGCGATTACGGACAGGACGATGCGAACAGCTTTCAATACAGGAGAGATCTTATTGTCAAAAAAATTCGGGATGAAAAACCAGATATCATCTGTTTTCAGGAAGTTCTGCCCCACGTTGCTGCATGGCTGAAAAAAGAACTTACAGAGTATACTATCGTTGGATGCGGAAGGGGAGACAAACTTGACGGGGAGGAGACTTCCATCGCATACAAAAAGTCAAGAATCAATCTGCTGTATCTTGATTTCTTCTGGCTGTCTCCGACACCGAGAGTTCCGGGGTCATGCTATGAAGATCAGAGTGAGTGCCCGAGGATCTGTACGAAAGCCGTATTTTATGATTATCTTTCAGGTGAAAAATATAGGTTCTACAACACACATCTGGATCACGTAGGCGTAAAAGCAAGGGAAAAAGGAATTGATCAGATTCTGGCAGACATGAGAGCAGAAGAAATCTATAAGAATGTTCCGGTAGTTATCACAGGAGATTTCAATGCATTTCCGGACAGCGATGAGTTGAGTAACATATTTGCCGAACCGGATCTTTCGGATGCCACAGCCAGTATTCAACAAAGTTTTCATGACTATGGAAAAGTGAAAAAACTGGAGAAGATTGACTATATTTTTGTGAGCACTTCACTGAAAGAGGGTCAGGTAAAAGTCTGGGACGATGTGGCGGACGGAATATATTTGTCCGATCACTATCCAATTGAGTTGGAATTGCCGGAGATTTTTTAA
- a CDS encoding PucR family transcriptional regulator, with protein sequence MRLSMMVLYEFLEKNYSWIQWSGTEEFPHLKGVIYYHGVEQLKEQDLLYVGCLNDMKEEVEKGNGFYGICTMREKTGTDYIKRQKSQKILYISEDDSIPIVCNKVQGLFLYYQDWEEKLHKALMNHTEIEMLCKLSGHIFYNMIHVYDRNLFLLGSANEKHSEVIWEDDKDTGKKVLSMETINNFKYEKKFKDTMSTRGVQMYDDDFSPERVMYINLWEGDQYVGRLCISETNRKFTMTDQEMAKNLAEYIRCSLKWDNDRNDQESRILESIFIKLLDDKIVDEHSLSYRLNGYDWKRHDRYICIRIKMDERDFKISSGEVTCHKLEIQFPYSFAFLYEESILMLVNTTKMDTQLQKFYSSFIIFLREGVFKAGISRVSDDFFQIREYYEQSNIALEVGQKADPMFWCYKFEDYVAAYVLIKGMKGYPARMFCPEGLTKLMAYDDTHRSELLHTLKIYLESNMNIAHASEKLYIHRSTLLYRIERIQKISGLDLQNPEIRFRILISLHLLKYEDIQ encoded by the coding sequence ATGCGCTTGAGTATGATGGTTTTATATGAATTTCTGGAGAAAAATTACAGTTGGATCCAGTGGAGTGGAACGGAAGAGTTCCCCCATTTGAAAGGAGTAATTTATTATCATGGGGTAGAACAACTGAAAGAGCAAGACCTTCTTTATGTGGGCTGTCTAAATGATATGAAAGAAGAAGTTGAGAAAGGAAATGGTTTTTATGGCATCTGTACTATGAGAGAAAAGACCGGAACAGACTATATAAAACGTCAAAAAAGCCAGAAGATCCTATATATTTCAGAGGATGACTCCATTCCTATTGTATGTAACAAAGTGCAGGGCCTTTTCCTCTATTATCAGGATTGGGAAGAAAAGCTTCATAAAGCACTAATGAACCATACAGAGATAGAAATGTTATGTAAACTTAGTGGCCACATATTTTATAATATGATCCATGTGTATGACAGAAATCTTTTCCTTTTGGGCTCCGCAAATGAAAAGCACAGTGAAGTAATCTGGGAAGATGATAAAGATACAGGTAAAAAGGTTCTGTCGATGGAGACAATCAATAACTTTAAATATGAGAAAAAATTCAAAGACACGATGTCAACCAGAGGCGTTCAGATGTATGATGATGATTTCTCTCCAGAGCGTGTCATGTACATAAATTTATGGGAGGGAGATCAATATGTAGGACGTCTTTGCATCAGTGAGACAAACAGGAAGTTTACTATGACAGATCAGGAGATGGCGAAGAATCTGGCTGAATATATTCGCTGCAGTTTAAAATGGGATAATGATCGGAATGATCAGGAAAGCAGGATTCTTGAATCCATATTTATAAAACTTCTTGACGATAAGATTGTAGATGAGCATTCACTTTCTTATCGTTTGAATGGATATGACTGGAAAAGACATGACAGATATATCTGCATCCGGATCAAAATGGATGAAAGAGACTTCAAGATCAGTTCCGGCGAGGTGACTTGTCATAAGCTGGAGATACAATTTCCCTATTCTTTTGCCTTCCTTTATGAAGAAAGTATTCTGATGCTTGTAAACACAACAAAGATGGACACACAGCTCCAGAAGTTTTATTCTTCTTTTATTATATTTTTAAGAGAAGGTGTTTTCAAGGCTGGAATCAGCAGGGTTTCCGATGACTTCTTTCAGATCAGAGAATACTATGAGCAATCAAATATAGCTCTGGAGGTTGGACAAAAGGCCGATCCGATGTTCTGGTGCTATAAATTTGAAGACTATGTTGCAGCGTATGTTTTGATCAAAGGAATGAAAGGATATCCGGCAAGAATGTTCTGCCCGGAAGGTCTGACAAAACTGATGGCATATGATGATACCCATAGATCGGAATTACTGCACACTCTTAAGATATATCTGGAATCCAATATGAATATTGCACATGCGTCAGAAAAGCTGTATATACACAGAAGTACGCTTTTGTACAGAATCGAACGAATACAAAAAATAAGTGGACTGGATCTTCAGAATCCGGAAATTCGGTTTCGGATTCTGATATCCCTCCATCTTTTAAAGTATGAGGATATACAATGA
- a CDS encoding acyl-ACP--UDP-N- acetylglucosamine O-acyltransferase — MKRYELLHEMYDKETGESTSSQTKDIETENVDEYLKSQIDPASTYKKLDSEEGSVIFEVTTFGLKERYVFTEYEPLDTPLDPLL, encoded by the coding sequence ATGAAAAGATATGAATTACTTCATGAAATGTATGACAAAGAGACCGGAGAATCCACAAGCAGTCAGACGAAAGATATTGAGACAGAAAATGTCGATGAATACCTGAAAAGCCAGATTGATCCTGCTTCTACTTACAAGAAACTGGACAGCGAAGAGGGAAGCGTTATATTCGAGGTGACGACATTCGGTCTGAAAGAACGCTATGTCTTCACAGAGTATGAACCATTGGATACCCCACTTGATCCACTTCTATAA
- the fucO gene encoding lactaldehyde reductase, translated as MAERIVLNEISYHGSGAIAEIVGEVKGRGFEKGFVCSDPDLVKFNVTSKVTDLLEKESLPYELYSNIKPNPTIENVQAGVKAFQAAAADYIIAIGGGSSMDTAKAIGIIINNPEFSDVRSLEGNAPTSKPAIPIIAVPTTAGTAAEVTINYVITDVEKKRKFVCVDTHDIPVVAVVDPDMMSSMPKGLTAATGMDALTHAIEGYITKAAWEMTDMFHLKAIEIISNSLRGAVDNTPEGREGMALAQYIAGMGFSNVGLGIVHSMAHALGAVYDTPHGVANAILLPTVMEFNADATKDKFKYIAKAMGVKDTDQMSVDEYRKAAVDAVRQLSLDVGIPQDLKEIVKEEDIRFLSESAVADACAPGNPKDFTLLDIEGLYRKLL; from the coding sequence GTGGCAGAGAGAATTGTATTAAATGAGATTTCGTATCATGGAAGTGGTGCAATTGCGGAGATAGTGGGCGAAGTGAAGGGCCGTGGTTTCGAAAAAGGTTTCGTATGCTCGGATCCGGATCTTGTAAAGTTCAATGTGACTTCTAAGGTCACCGATCTTCTGGAGAAGGAAAGCCTTCCCTATGAATTATATTCAAATATCAAACCAAACCCGACCATTGAAAATGTTCAGGCCGGAGTCAAAGCTTTCCAGGCAGCAGCGGCTGACTATATCATCGCAATTGGCGGAGGTTCCTCTATGGATACCGCTAAGGCCATAGGAATTATCATCAACAATCCGGAGTTTTCGGATGTGAGAAGTCTGGAGGGCAATGCCCCTACCAGCAAACCGGCAATTCCAATTATTGCGGTTCCAACGACAGCCGGTACAGCCGCAGAGGTTACCATCAATTATGTCATCACCGATGTCGAAAAGAAACGCAAATTCGTCTGTGTTGACACCCATGATATCCCAGTAGTAGCTGTTGTAGATCCTGATATGATGAGCAGCATGCCGAAAGGCCTTACCGCTGCCACCGGAATGGATGCACTCACCCATGCAATCGAAGGCTATATTACAAAAGCTGCATGGGAAATGACGGATATGTTTCACTTAAAAGCAATCGAAATCATCTCCAACTCTTTAAGAGGCGCCGTAGACAATACTCCGGAAGGCAGAGAAGGCATGGCCCTTGCTCAATACATCGCTGGAATGGGTTTCTCCAATGTCGGTCTCGGTATCGTCCACTCGATGGCTCATGCACTTGGTGCAGTCTATGACACACCTCACGGCGTTGCAAATGCGATCCTGCTCCCGACCGTGATGGAATTTAACGCAGACGCAACCAAAGACAAGTTCAAATATATTGCAAAAGCTATGGGCGTCAAAGACACGGACCAGATGAGTGTTGACGAATACCGAAAAGCTGCCGTTGATGCAGTACGCCAGCTTTCTCTTGATGTTGGAATCCCTCAGGATCTGAAAGAGATCGTAAAGGAAGAAGATATCAGATTCTTATCCGAGAGTGCTGTGGCGGATGCCTGCGCACCAGGAAATCCGAAAGATTTCACTCTTTTGGACATTGAAGGATTGTACAGGAAACTGTTATAA
- a CDS encoding hydrolase, with protein sequence MESKITREEALELLKKYNKEPFHIRHALTVEGTMRWYADELGYKDEADYWATVGLLHDIDFEMYPEEHCQKAPELLRSGGVGEDMIHAICSHGYEICSDVKPEHEMEKILYAADELTGLIGAAALMRPSKSVSDMEVKSVKKKFKDKKFAAGCSRDVIRQGAENLGWDLSDLFEKTILAMRSCEDCVNQEMVQYEEKE encoded by the coding sequence ATGGAGAGTAAAATCACAAGAGAAGAAGCTTTAGAACTTTTAAAAAAATACAACAAAGAGCCGTTTCACATTCGCCATGCTCTGACGGTGGAGGGAACGATGCGCTGGTATGCCGACGAACTTGGCTATAAAGATGAAGCGGACTACTGGGCGACAGTGGGGTTGCTTCACGACATTGACTTTGAAATGTATCCAGAAGAACACTGTCAGAAGGCACCTGAACTTTTGAGGAGCGGCGGTGTCGGAGAAGATATGATCCATGCAATCTGCTCCCATGGCTATGAAATCTGTTCAGATGTGAAACCAGAGCATGAGATGGAGAAAATCTTATATGCGGCAGATGAACTGACCGGTCTGATCGGCGCAGCGGCATTGATGCGCCCTTCAAAGAGCGTTTCTGATATGGAAGTCAAGAGTGTAAAGAAGAAGTTCAAAGATAAAAAGTTTGCGGCAGGATGCTCCAGAGACGTCATCCGTCAGGGGGCGGAGAATCTCGGATGGGATTTGAGCGATTTGTTTGAGAAGACCATTCTGGCTATGAGATCTTGTGAAGACTGTGTCAATCAGGAAATGGTGCAGTACGAAGAAAAAGAATGA